The nucleotide sequence TCACATCAACTTCCATCATCATCCATGCATGCGGAATTTCATGTGTGCTGCGCAGCATATTTTTCGCAATCGCTTTACGCACTTGCGTAACCGGAATTTCAATATCTCCAGCAGCAACAGGAATGTCCTGTTTAGGCTGAGGAGCAGTTGCCGGAGCTTGTGTTGTACCTTGTGCTGACGCTTGAGAAGATGATTCTTGTTTTGGCTCCGCGAATGCTGTTGGTTGTTCGTCATTCGAAATATCCTGATTTGTCGGCTTACCTGCAGCAACATAAGCTTCAACATCTTTTCTTGTAATCCGATTGCCGACACCTGTGCCGGTAATCTGGGCCAAGTCGACATCATGTTCATTCGCCAATGCTAAAACAGCAGGTGAAAAACGACCAGGCTTGCGTTCTGTGCGCACCGGTTTGTCTTCTTTTTTCGCTGACGGTTTTTCTTCTTCTTTCTTCTGTGAGCCGGCATTTAGAATTGCCGAGCTGACTTTCGAGCTTTTTTCTGCCGGTGCTGGCGGCATTTCAGAGCCTTCCACTTCAATCGCGCATACAACTGCGCCTACCGGCAATGTTTCGCCTTCGTTTGCGATTAACTCTGTAATTACCCCTGCAAACGAAGAAGGGATTTCGGCATTAACTTTATCTGTTGTTACTTCTGCTAATGGATCATATTTGTTTACTTTATCTCCCACTTGGACAAGCCAGCGTTCAATCTTACCTTCTGTCACACTTTCTCCAAGTTGCGGCATGACGATATTTTGAATTGTCATTAAACAATCCCCCTTTAACTAATAGGCCTTTGCTGTTTATTTAGGATTCTTAAACAATCCCAATTCTATTAACTAGAATTCAGCGAGTTCGCGAATTGCTTTTTCTACTTTGTCAGGATTAATCATGAAGAACTTTTCCATTGTTGGTGCGTATGGCATTGCAGGTACATCCGGTCCCGCAAGACGCTTGATCGGTGCATCCAGTTCGAATAGGCAATGCTCTACAATAATGGCTGCCACTTCACTCATAATGCTGCCTTCTTTATTGTCCTCTGTGATAAGAAGGATTTTCCCTGTTTTTCTAGCCGCTTCAATAATAGCTTCCTGATCTAACGGGTAAACGGTACGCAAATCTAAAATGTGCGTTTCGATGCCGTCTTTTGCCAGACGTTCTGCTGCCTGCAATGCAAAATGTACTGCAAGACCGTACGTAATGACTGTGACATCATCACCTTCACGCTTCACATCGGCTTTTCCGATTGGCAATGTATAATCATCTGTCGGCACTTCGCCTTTAATAAGACGGTATGCACGTTTATGTTCGAAAAATAGTACCGGATCCGGATCGCGAATGGCTGCTTTTAACAGTCCTTTTGCATCATATGGTGTTGAAGGAATGACAATTTTCAAACCAGGTGTCCCAGCAAACATCGCTTCTACCGATTGTGAGTGATAAAGGGCACCATGAATTCCCCCACCAAATGGCGCACGCACAACTAAAGGACAGCTCCAATCATTGTTTGAACGGTAACGAATTTTCGCCGCTTCCGAAACAATCTGGTTTACAGCAGGCATAATAAAGTCCGCAAACTGCATTTCAGCAATCGGACGCATGCCGTACATTGCTGCACCGATTGCAACACCCGCAATCGCACTTTCCGCTAACGGTGTATCCAGTACACGCGCTTCGCCGAACTGGTCATACAGGCCTGTTGTCGCTTTGAACACGCCGCCTTTTAACCCAACATCTTCACCTAAGACGAAGACGCGGTCATCTCGCTCCATTTCTTCTTTCATCGCTAAGTTAATCGCATCAATATAAGAAATTACCGGCATTACGCATCTTCTCCTTCCGCATACACAAAACGCAATGCATGTTCTGGCGAGGCATAGGCTGCATTTTCTGCATAATCTGTCGCTTCATTGACAGTATCCATAATTTTTTTGTTCATTTCTTCCAATAGCGCATCGTCCGCTATACCGTTGTCTTTTAAGTATGTTTCAAATAAAATAATCGGGTCTTTCGCTTTTCCTTCTGCAAT is from Solibacillus isronensis and encodes:
- a CDS encoding alpha-ketoacid dehydrogenase subunit beta — its product is MPVISYIDAINLAMKEEMERDDRVFVLGEDVGLKGGVFKATTGLYDQFGEARVLDTPLAESAIAGVAIGAAMYGMRPIAEMQFADFIMPAVNQIVSEAAKIRYRSNNDWSCPLVVRAPFGGGIHGALYHSQSVEAMFAGTPGLKIVIPSTPYDAKGLLKAAIRDPDPVLFFEHKRAYRLIKGEVPTDDYTLPIGKADVKREGDDVTVITYGLAVHFALQAAERLAKDGIETHILDLRTVYPLDQEAIIEAARKTGKILLITEDNKEGSIMSEVAAIIVEHCLFELDAPIKRLAGPDVPAMPYAPTMEKFFMINPDKVEKAIRELAEF
- a CDS encoding dihydrolipoamide acetyltransferase family protein, coding for MTIQNIVMPQLGESVTEGKIERWLVQVGDKVNKYDPLAEVTTDKVNAEIPSSFAGVITELIANEGETLPVGAVVCAIEVEGSEMPPAPAEKSSKVSSAILNAGSQKKEEEKPSAKKEDKPVRTERKPGRFSPAVLALANEHDVDLAQITGTGVGNRITRKDVEAYVAAGKPTNQDISNDEQPTAFAEPKQESSSQASAQGTTQAPATAPQPKQDIPVAAGDIEIPVTQVRKAIAKNMLRSTHEIPHAWMMMEVDVTELVEYRDSIKEDFKKKEGFNLTYFAFFLKAISQALKEFPIINSVWAEDKIIQKKDINLSIAVATDDALFVPVIKNVDEKSIKGIAKEIHEYAHLVRNGKLKLEHMQGGTFTVNNTGSFGSVQSMGIINHPQAAILQVESIVKRPVIVQGNMIAPRSMVNLCLSLDHRILDGMICGKFLSRVKEILENVDKQKMSVY